The genomic stretch GTAGCTGCGGTCGTTTAGCATACCCTTCAACTACCCTAGCAATCTTTGACAAACCTGTAATCTTTCCTTTGCGAGGTATGTAGGCCACATGGGCTTTACCATAGAAGGGAACAAGATGATGTTCACACATAGAATACACCGGAATATCCTTGACAATGATCATTTCTTCATGATCTTCGGAGAACTGCACCTTTAAATGTTGGCTGGGATCCTCATGAATTCCGGAAAAGACCTCTTGATACATTCGGGCAACTCGTTTGGGCGTGTCTAATAATCCTTCCCGTTGGGGATCTTCGCCAATCGCATCCAGAATCATCTTTACCGCTTCTTCAATCTTTTCTAAATCAATACTCAAGTTCTCCACTACTCCTCCCGTAGGGATAAATTATCGGAATTATCACTCTAAGAAAAATAAGATACTTGCCCTATATTTTAGCAGACTGCTATTCATTCTCCTAGCAAATCATAACAAATCTACAAAAAAAGGCAACTAGAAATCAGAAAAAGAAAAAAGGCTTAAAGCCTTCTTATTTTTTACGCTAATTTTAATGACTTGTTATAGCAATCGACGGCTAATTCATAATCTAAAAGGTGATCATAGATGTTACCGAGCAACGCCCACCCTTCGGAATGCTCCGGGTCAATTTTCAATAAACGATTGAGAATCTCAATCCCGCCCTCCCAATTCCCTTTCTGCGCATAACAGACGGCTAGGTTATATAAAATTACCGCATTCGCTTGGGCCAAGTGAAGTGCCTCTTGATAATATTCCGTAGCTTTTCTTGTTCTTCCCAACTGAACAAGGGTATAAGCCATGTTATTGAGTAAAACGGGGTCATTCTGACATAAACTATGAGCCCGTTCTTGTAGTAGCAGCGCTTCAAGTGATTGACCTAGGTTTTGGTAAACAGCCGCAAGGTTACATAAAGAATCATAATGAGCGGGATCGTGTTTTAAAACCTGGCGATATAAGCGTATTCCCTTTTTATGTTCATTGACTTGGATATAGCAATAAGCTAAACGCGCTTTAAGATCCGGATAATAATCGTAACGAAGGGCTTTTTCAAAACTGAAAATCGCTTGGGACATCTGCCCTAATTGAAGATGTGTCTCTCCTTTCATTTCCCAATAAAGAGAGTTGTGCGGCTTCAGTTCGCAACACCCTTGGAAACAACATAAAGCTTCGTGATTTTCGCCATGTAAGGAATAGATTGTTCCTAGACGATAAATAGTTTCTGCCTTTTTTGGATTGGTCCGAATGGCCTTACTCAGAGCATCAGCAGCTCCCTGCCAATCCCCCTTTTCCAATAGGCAATCTGCTTGTAACTCGAGACATTCTGAACGTTCTGGTGATGCAGCCAATATTTTATTCAAGCATACTAAGGCTTCTTGAATCAAGCCCTGGCCCATATAGCAGCGAGCCATTAAATATTGAATTTCTCCCTCATTGCTGGGATACCTACCCCAGATTCGTTCTAAATAATCCCGGGCTTCTTGA from Desulfitobacterium dichloroeliminans LMG P-21439 encodes the following:
- a CDS encoding tetratricopeptide repeat protein, which encodes MFPLATEKNALREYSWLTRLKNSSWLFSGKDSRSMEQCLVLLQQDADKPQFDVVKQVIDPQAYQEARDYLERIWGRYPSNEGEIQYLMARCYMGQGLIQEALVCLNKILAASPERSECLELQADCLLEKGDWQGAADALSKAIRTNPKKAETIYRLGTIYSLHGENHEALCCFQGCCELKPHNSLYWEMKGETHLQLGQMSQAIFSFEKALRYDYYPDLKARLAYCYIQVNEHKKGIRLYRQVLKHDPAHYDSLCNLAAVYQNLGQSLEALLLQERAHSLCQNDPVLLNNMAYTLVQLGRTRKATEYYQEALHLAQANAVILYNLAVCYAQKGNWEGGIEILNRLLKIDPEHSEGWALLGNIYDHLLDYELAVDCYNKSLKLA
- the folE gene encoding GTP cyclohydrolase I FolE, with the protein product MENLSIDLEKIEEAVKMILDAIGEDPQREGLLDTPKRVARMYQEVFSGIHEDPSQHLKVQFSEDHEEMIIVKDIPVYSMCEHHLVPFYGKAHVAYIPRKGKITGLSKIARVVEGYAKRPQLQERLTGQVADSVMSMLNARGVLVVIEAEHMCMTMRGVKKPGSRTLTSAVRGIFKTNEVTRAEGFALIKQ